In the genome of Dermacentor variabilis isolate Ectoservices chromosome 5, ASM5094787v1, whole genome shotgun sequence, one region contains:
- the LOC142582683 gene encoding tetratricopeptide repeat protein 21B-like isoform X1, whose product MTEPELLLKTRIHYYCREKQYRSMQRAAVDGLKRYSGDAVYRLYFGMSLIFEGRLQEGIRELDVVRESKDVSLGGIMALIFAHRKCSVVDKEAVSQLDAQLKETRKQAGEKVLYYAGLFLFLTGKHDKAREYIDRMLKVAPPTREGLILKGWNEIVSTKDKKSAIQYFESPGVAVPEALFGKAKCFECSGELMKALEVVNQAVVLYTGFVPALLEKMKLHLALSDWEQMVDSCNRCLSQDSKCIDALLHLILNQICKNGDYKEASDRLSELVSLLEVVEPTNGILYNRIAQLLSRICSRQNCILMHTQALIEKACALQPANADYLAELGYQCILQNKTKEATKHYRAALKADEASITALNGIIWCQLLEGQHDVANQQLELLKEIHKTSSMPSELLYLCAMCAQKLQEKPEEVLNYLGQSVDNHFARLEGLPLGAEYLLVLNPDFIFEVVKLYLQYAPDKPVDSGQTIPEPLKRGQTILQPVLRSCPGSVEAVYWMGKLKYLSNDLVQAQSLLSKCTQQYSSFTSAQLLLAQMHIHQGNIKSASQLLETALSYDFEVREKPIFHIIKAKILKEQGDYQEALQLLNAAMALCTAPASTVSRKNRKQELTSSDKLSLYLELADVYGKLDQQHEAVRVMQEAANEFRGTSEETRVAIASCELALARGDVEEALSLLRNIGPDQPYFQQAREKMADIYLNYRKDPRLYASCYREIIEKFPVPQSYLMLGDAYMKIQEPDNAIGAYEQALRKNPKDSAVARKIGQALIKTHQFERAITYYKAAIKSGGQPQMKYDLAELLAKIKRYQDAEDAINAALGALQKEPDLTSLQWESKFYLLLAQVHQNDHKDDLSVKDLNKAFEAQSRVMLRVPQEQPDSLHEQRQLAIVICKSLAEHSELKRDYVPAARFYKQALSYDSANIEILLALAKLEMTSNNLESAKQYCNTVLQLEKNNDTATLMMADLMFRKTDLESSMFHFQQLLERKPDYYPALARLIEAMRRLGKLDQADQFLKKASNLLPRSGVNGGYFYCKGLHEWYTGNPAGAMKSFNKARYDPDWGLISTYHMIEICINPDNETIGGETFDNGGIITGDGAKVDYHEGAIQTAMRLLTELRPKMCNDSDFRLMSNFVLLAKKSKADAEIALNEFLQFSSEERNRDHVGAILGIATAQMILKQVPRARNQLKRVMKAPWNFGDAEYLEKCWILLADIYIQSGKYDVSTDLLKRVLQHNKSCTKAYEYMGYIMEKEQSYKDAAQYYENAWKQGSQNNPAIGYKLAFNYLKAKRYTDAIDVCHVVLAKYPSYPKIRKDILEKARANLRT is encoded by the exons AGCAGTACCGCAGCATGCAGCGTGCTGCTGTGGACGGCCTAAAGCGCTACTCGGGAGACGCAGTGTATCGGCTTTACTTTGGAATGTCATTGATTTTTGAAG GCCGTCTCCAAGAAGGAATCCGAGAGCTGGATGTAGTCAGAGAAAGCAAGGATGTTTCTCTCGGCGGAATCATGGCCTTGATTTTTGCACACCGGAAATGCAGCGTCGTTG ATAAAGAGGCTGTATCTCAGCTCGATGCTCAACTGAAAGAGACAAGAAAACAAGCAGGAGAAAAG GTGTTATACTATGCTGGGTTGTTCCTGTTCCTCACTGGAAAACATGACAAGGCACGAGAGTACATTGACCGTATGCTCAAAGTGGCACCACCAACACGTGAG GGACTCATATTGAAAGGATGGAATGAAATTGTCAGCACAAAGGACAAGAAGTCTGCAATCCAATACTTTGAATCACCTGGAGT TGCTGTTCCAGAAGCCCTGTTTGGGAAGGCCAAGTGCTTTGAATGCAGCGGAGAACTCATGAAAGCCCTGGAAGTGGTCAACCAAGCTGTTGTCTTGTACACTGGCTTTGTCCCCGCGCTACTTGAAAAAATGAAGCTCCATCTCGCATTATCTGACTGGGAACAAATGGTGGACTCTTGTAACAG GTGCCTTTCACAAGATTCAAAATGCATTGATGCCCTTCTGCACCTTATCTTAAACCAGATATGCAAAAATGGGGACTATAAAGAG gCATCTGACAGGTTGTCGGAGCTTGTTTCACTGCTTGAAGTAGTAGAGCCAACCAACGGAATTTTGTACAACAGGATAGCTCAACTGCTGTCACGAATA TGTTCAAGGCAAAACTGCATTTTGATGCACACGCAAGCTCTAATAGAAAAGGCATGTGCATTGCAACCGGCCAACGCAGACTATCTGGCTGAGCTTGGCTACCAGTGCATCTTGCAGAATAAAACTAAAGAAGCCACCAAGCATTACAGGGCTGCTCTCAAAGCTGACGAAGCTAGCATTACGGCTCTTAATG GAATCATTTGGTGCCAACTGCTGGAGGGCCAGCATGATGTTGCAAATCAGCAGCTTGAACTCCTCAAGGAAATCCACAAGACTTCCAGCATGCCATCA GAACTTTTGTATCTATGTGCTATGTGTGCacaaaagctgcaggagaagcCAGAGGAGGTCCTGAACTACTTAGGGCAATCTGTTGACAACCACTTTGCAAGATTAGAG GGCCTGCCACTTGGAGCAGAGTACCTGCTTGTGCTGAATCCAGACTTCATATTTGAAGTCGTGAAGCTGTACCTGCAATATGCTCCTGATAAG cctgTTGACTCTGGACAAACAATACCTGAGCCACTCAAGAGAGGCCAGACAATACTTCAGCCAGTTCTCAGAAGCTGTCCTGGCTCTGTAGAGGCAGTGTACTGGATGGGGAAGCTCAAGTACCTGTCAA ATGACTTGGTACAGGCCCAGTCCCTGCTCTCCAAGTGCACGCAGCAGTACTCGAGCTTCACAAGTGCACAACTGCTGCTAGCACAGATGCACATACACCAGGGAAACATCAAGAGTGCCAGCCAATTACTGGAAACCGCACTGAGCTACGACTTTGAG GTGAGGGAAAAGCCGATATTTCACATTATCAAGGCTAAAATACTGAAAGAACAAGGCGACTACCAAGAGGCACTGCAGCTACTGAATGCTGCCATGGCACTATGTACCGCACCCGCATCAA CTGTGTCGCGCAAGAACCGGAAGCAAGAGCTGACCTCAAGTGACAAGCTGTCTCTTTACCTTGAACTTGCTGATGTGTATGGCAAGCTAGACCAACAG CATGAGGCAGTAAGAGTGATGCAAGAAGCTGCCAATGAATTCCGAGGCACATCCGAGGAAACACGAGTGGCCATTGCAAGCTGTGAACTGGCCCTTGCTCGGGGTGACGTGGAAGAGGCTTTGTCCCTGTTACGCAACATTGGGCCAGACCAACCTTACTTCCAACAGGCCCGAGAAAAGATGGCTGACATTTATCTGAACTACAGAAAAGACCCACGCCTGTATGCCAGCTGCTATAG GGAAATCATTGAGAAGTTTCCAGTCCCACAGTCCTACTTGATGCTGGGTGATGCTTACATGAAAATACAAGAG CCAGACAATGCCATTGGTGCATATGAGCAAGCTTTACGGAAAAATCCAAAAGACAGTGCAGTAGCGCGAAAGATTGGACAGGCACTTATCAAGACACATCAGTTTGAGAGG GCTATCACATACTACAAGGCTGCCATAAAATCTGGAGGACAACCACAGATGAA GTATGACTTAGCTGAACTGCTGGCAAAAATAAAGAGATATCAAGATGCAGAAGATGCCATCAATGCTGCTCTTGGAGCACTTCAGAAAG AACCTGACCTCACAAGCTTGCAATGGGAATCCAAGTTCTATCTGTTGCTTGCTCAAGTTCACCAAAATGATCACAAGGACGACTTGTCAGTAAAAGATCTTAACAAGGCTTTTGAAGCGCAAAGTAG gGTAATGCTTCGTGTGCCTCAGGAGCAGCCAGACTCCCTCCACGAACAGAGACAACTCGCAATTGT CATCTGCAAAAGCCTTGCTGAGCATAGTGAGCTCAAGCGAGATTATGTTCCAGCAGCCAGGTTCTACAAGCAGGCACTCAGCTATGACTCTGCTAACATAGAG ATTCTCCTGGCTCTTGCAAAGTTAGAGATGACCTCCAACAATCTTGAATCAGCCAAGCAGTACTGTAACACAGTTCTCCAGCTTGAAAAGAACAATGATACTGCCACACTG ATGATGGCAGATCTCATGTTCAGGAAAACAGACTTGGAATCGTCCATGTTTCATTTTCAGCAGCTGCTAGAGAGAAAACCAG ACTATTACCCTGCACTAGCCAGGCTTATAGAAGCCATGAGACGTCTAGGCAAGTTGGACCAAGCCGATCAGTTTCTTAAGAAGGCCAGCAATCTATTGCCACGCTCTGGAGTCAATGGGGGCTACTTCTACTGCAAAGGACTCCATGAATG GTACACAGGAAATCCAGCTGGAGCCATGAAAAGCTTCAACAAGGCCCGCTATGACCCAGATTGGGGCCTCATATCAACTTATCACATGATAGAGATATGCATCAATCCAGACAATGAAACTATTGGTGGCGAAACATTTGACAATGGCGGGATTATCACAGG AGACGGTGCTAAGGTGGACTACCACGAAGGAGCAATTCAAACTGCAATGAGACTTCTGACT GAGCTGAGACCCAAGATGTGCAATGACTCAGACTTTCGTCTTATGAGTAACTTCGTGCTCTTAGCCAAGAAGTCAAAAGCTGATGCTGAAATTGCCTTGAATGAGTTCCTGCAATTCAGTTCCGAAGAACGAAAT AGGGACCATGTTGGTGCCATATTGGGCATAGCAACAGCCCAGATGATACTCAAGCAGGTGCCCAGAGCCAGAAATCAGCTCAAACGGGTGATGAAAGCACCCTGGAACTTTGGG gatgcaGAATACCTGGAGAAGTGCTGGATTCTTCTTGCTGACATTTACATCCAG TCCGGAAAGTATGATGTATCAACTGACCTTCTCAAACGTGTCCTGCAGCACAACAAG
- the LOC142582683 gene encoding tetratricopeptide repeat protein 21B-like isoform X2 has protein sequence MTEPELLLKTRIHYYCREKQYRSMQRAAVDGLKRYSGDAVYRLYFGMSLIFEGRLQEGIRELDVVRESKDVSLGGIMALIFAHRKCSVVDKEAVSQLDAQLKETRKQAGEKVLYYAGLFLFLTGKHDKAREYIDRMLKVAPPTREGLILKGWNEIVSTKDKKSAIQYFESPGVAVPEALFGKAKCFECSGELMKALEVVNQAVVLYTGFVPALLEKMKLHLALSDWEQMVDSCNRCLSQDSKCIDALLHLILNQICKNGDYKEASDRLSELVSLLEVVEPTNGILYNRIAQLLSRICSRQNCILMHTQALIEKACALQPANADYLAELGYQCILQNKTKEATKHYRAALKADEASITALNGIIWCQLLEGQHDVANQQLELLKEIHKTSSMPSELLYLCAMCAQKLQEKPEEVLNYLGQSVDNHFARLEGLPLGAEYLLVLNPDFIFEVVKLYLQYAPDKPVDSGQTIPEPLKRGQTILQPVLRSCPGSVEAVYWMGKLKYLSNDLVQAQSLLSKCTQQYSSFTSAQLLLAQMHIHQGNIKSASQLLETALSYDFEVREKPIFHIIKAKILKEQGDYQEALQLLNAAMALCTAPASTVSRKNRKQELTSSDKLSLYLELADVYGKLDQQHEAVRVMQEAANEFRGTSEETRVAIASCELALARGDVEEALSLLRNIGPDQPYFQQAREKMADIYLNYRKDPRLYASCYREIIEKFPVPQSYLMLGDAYMKIQEPDNAIGAYEQALRKNPKDSAVARKIGQALIKTHQFERAITYYKAAIKSGGQPQMKYDLAELLAKIKRYQDAEDAINAALGALQKEPDLTSLQWESKFYLLLAQVHQNDHKDDLSVKDLNKAFEAQSRVMLRVPQEQPDSLHEQRQLAIVICKSLAEHSELKRDYVPAARFYKQALSYDSANIEILLALAKLEMTSNNLESAKQYCNTVLQLEKNNDTATLMMADLMFRKTDLESSMFHFQQLLERKPDYYPALARLIEAMRRLGKLDQADQFLKKASNLLPRSGVNGGYFYCKGLHEWYTGNPAGAMKSFNKARYDPDWGLISTYHMIEICINPDNETIGGETFDNGGIITGDGAKVDYHEGAIQTAMRLLTELRPKMCNDSDFRLMSNFVLLAKKSKADAEIALNEFLQFSSEERNRDHVGAILGIATAQMILKQVPRARNQLKRVMKAPWNFGSGKYDVSTDLLKRVLQHNKSCTKAYEYMGYIMEKEQSYKDAAQYYENAWKQGSQNNPAIGYKLAFNYLKAKRYTDAIDVCHVVLAKYPSYPKIRKDILEKARANLRT, from the exons AGCAGTACCGCAGCATGCAGCGTGCTGCTGTGGACGGCCTAAAGCGCTACTCGGGAGACGCAGTGTATCGGCTTTACTTTGGAATGTCATTGATTTTTGAAG GCCGTCTCCAAGAAGGAATCCGAGAGCTGGATGTAGTCAGAGAAAGCAAGGATGTTTCTCTCGGCGGAATCATGGCCTTGATTTTTGCACACCGGAAATGCAGCGTCGTTG ATAAAGAGGCTGTATCTCAGCTCGATGCTCAACTGAAAGAGACAAGAAAACAAGCAGGAGAAAAG GTGTTATACTATGCTGGGTTGTTCCTGTTCCTCACTGGAAAACATGACAAGGCACGAGAGTACATTGACCGTATGCTCAAAGTGGCACCACCAACACGTGAG GGACTCATATTGAAAGGATGGAATGAAATTGTCAGCACAAAGGACAAGAAGTCTGCAATCCAATACTTTGAATCACCTGGAGT TGCTGTTCCAGAAGCCCTGTTTGGGAAGGCCAAGTGCTTTGAATGCAGCGGAGAACTCATGAAAGCCCTGGAAGTGGTCAACCAAGCTGTTGTCTTGTACACTGGCTTTGTCCCCGCGCTACTTGAAAAAATGAAGCTCCATCTCGCATTATCTGACTGGGAACAAATGGTGGACTCTTGTAACAG GTGCCTTTCACAAGATTCAAAATGCATTGATGCCCTTCTGCACCTTATCTTAAACCAGATATGCAAAAATGGGGACTATAAAGAG gCATCTGACAGGTTGTCGGAGCTTGTTTCACTGCTTGAAGTAGTAGAGCCAACCAACGGAATTTTGTACAACAGGATAGCTCAACTGCTGTCACGAATA TGTTCAAGGCAAAACTGCATTTTGATGCACACGCAAGCTCTAATAGAAAAGGCATGTGCATTGCAACCGGCCAACGCAGACTATCTGGCTGAGCTTGGCTACCAGTGCATCTTGCAGAATAAAACTAAAGAAGCCACCAAGCATTACAGGGCTGCTCTCAAAGCTGACGAAGCTAGCATTACGGCTCTTAATG GAATCATTTGGTGCCAACTGCTGGAGGGCCAGCATGATGTTGCAAATCAGCAGCTTGAACTCCTCAAGGAAATCCACAAGACTTCCAGCATGCCATCA GAACTTTTGTATCTATGTGCTATGTGTGCacaaaagctgcaggagaagcCAGAGGAGGTCCTGAACTACTTAGGGCAATCTGTTGACAACCACTTTGCAAGATTAGAG GGCCTGCCACTTGGAGCAGAGTACCTGCTTGTGCTGAATCCAGACTTCATATTTGAAGTCGTGAAGCTGTACCTGCAATATGCTCCTGATAAG cctgTTGACTCTGGACAAACAATACCTGAGCCACTCAAGAGAGGCCAGACAATACTTCAGCCAGTTCTCAGAAGCTGTCCTGGCTCTGTAGAGGCAGTGTACTGGATGGGGAAGCTCAAGTACCTGTCAA ATGACTTGGTACAGGCCCAGTCCCTGCTCTCCAAGTGCACGCAGCAGTACTCGAGCTTCACAAGTGCACAACTGCTGCTAGCACAGATGCACATACACCAGGGAAACATCAAGAGTGCCAGCCAATTACTGGAAACCGCACTGAGCTACGACTTTGAG GTGAGGGAAAAGCCGATATTTCACATTATCAAGGCTAAAATACTGAAAGAACAAGGCGACTACCAAGAGGCACTGCAGCTACTGAATGCTGCCATGGCACTATGTACCGCACCCGCATCAA CTGTGTCGCGCAAGAACCGGAAGCAAGAGCTGACCTCAAGTGACAAGCTGTCTCTTTACCTTGAACTTGCTGATGTGTATGGCAAGCTAGACCAACAG CATGAGGCAGTAAGAGTGATGCAAGAAGCTGCCAATGAATTCCGAGGCACATCCGAGGAAACACGAGTGGCCATTGCAAGCTGTGAACTGGCCCTTGCTCGGGGTGACGTGGAAGAGGCTTTGTCCCTGTTACGCAACATTGGGCCAGACCAACCTTACTTCCAACAGGCCCGAGAAAAGATGGCTGACATTTATCTGAACTACAGAAAAGACCCACGCCTGTATGCCAGCTGCTATAG GGAAATCATTGAGAAGTTTCCAGTCCCACAGTCCTACTTGATGCTGGGTGATGCTTACATGAAAATACAAGAG CCAGACAATGCCATTGGTGCATATGAGCAAGCTTTACGGAAAAATCCAAAAGACAGTGCAGTAGCGCGAAAGATTGGACAGGCACTTATCAAGACACATCAGTTTGAGAGG GCTATCACATACTACAAGGCTGCCATAAAATCTGGAGGACAACCACAGATGAA GTATGACTTAGCTGAACTGCTGGCAAAAATAAAGAGATATCAAGATGCAGAAGATGCCATCAATGCTGCTCTTGGAGCACTTCAGAAAG AACCTGACCTCACAAGCTTGCAATGGGAATCCAAGTTCTATCTGTTGCTTGCTCAAGTTCACCAAAATGATCACAAGGACGACTTGTCAGTAAAAGATCTTAACAAGGCTTTTGAAGCGCAAAGTAG gGTAATGCTTCGTGTGCCTCAGGAGCAGCCAGACTCCCTCCACGAACAGAGACAACTCGCAATTGT CATCTGCAAAAGCCTTGCTGAGCATAGTGAGCTCAAGCGAGATTATGTTCCAGCAGCCAGGTTCTACAAGCAGGCACTCAGCTATGACTCTGCTAACATAGAG ATTCTCCTGGCTCTTGCAAAGTTAGAGATGACCTCCAACAATCTTGAATCAGCCAAGCAGTACTGTAACACAGTTCTCCAGCTTGAAAAGAACAATGATACTGCCACACTG ATGATGGCAGATCTCATGTTCAGGAAAACAGACTTGGAATCGTCCATGTTTCATTTTCAGCAGCTGCTAGAGAGAAAACCAG ACTATTACCCTGCACTAGCCAGGCTTATAGAAGCCATGAGACGTCTAGGCAAGTTGGACCAAGCCGATCAGTTTCTTAAGAAGGCCAGCAATCTATTGCCACGCTCTGGAGTCAATGGGGGCTACTTCTACTGCAAAGGACTCCATGAATG GTACACAGGAAATCCAGCTGGAGCCATGAAAAGCTTCAACAAGGCCCGCTATGACCCAGATTGGGGCCTCATATCAACTTATCACATGATAGAGATATGCATCAATCCAGACAATGAAACTATTGGTGGCGAAACATTTGACAATGGCGGGATTATCACAGG AGACGGTGCTAAGGTGGACTACCACGAAGGAGCAATTCAAACTGCAATGAGACTTCTGACT GAGCTGAGACCCAAGATGTGCAATGACTCAGACTTTCGTCTTATGAGTAACTTCGTGCTCTTAGCCAAGAAGTCAAAAGCTGATGCTGAAATTGCCTTGAATGAGTTCCTGCAATTCAGTTCCGAAGAACGAAAT AGGGACCATGTTGGTGCCATATTGGGCATAGCAACAGCCCAGATGATACTCAAGCAGGTGCCCAGAGCCAGAAATCAGCTCAAACGGGTGATGAAAGCACCCTGGAACTTTGGG TCCGGAAAGTATGATGTATCAACTGACCTTCTCAAACGTGTCCTGCAGCACAACAAG
- the LOC142582683 gene encoding tetratricopeptide repeat protein 21B-like isoform X3, with product MALIFAHRKCSVVDKEAVSQLDAQLKETRKQAGEKVLYYAGLFLFLTGKHDKAREYIDRMLKVAPPTREGLILKGWNEIVSTKDKKSAIQYFESPGVAVPEALFGKAKCFECSGELMKALEVVNQAVVLYTGFVPALLEKMKLHLALSDWEQMVDSCNRCLSQDSKCIDALLHLILNQICKNGDYKEASDRLSELVSLLEVVEPTNGILYNRIAQLLSRICSRQNCILMHTQALIEKACALQPANADYLAELGYQCILQNKTKEATKHYRAALKADEASITALNGIIWCQLLEGQHDVANQQLELLKEIHKTSSMPSELLYLCAMCAQKLQEKPEEVLNYLGQSVDNHFARLEGLPLGAEYLLVLNPDFIFEVVKLYLQYAPDKPVDSGQTIPEPLKRGQTILQPVLRSCPGSVEAVYWMGKLKYLSNDLVQAQSLLSKCTQQYSSFTSAQLLLAQMHIHQGNIKSASQLLETALSYDFEVREKPIFHIIKAKILKEQGDYQEALQLLNAAMALCTAPASTVSRKNRKQELTSSDKLSLYLELADVYGKLDQQHEAVRVMQEAANEFRGTSEETRVAIASCELALARGDVEEALSLLRNIGPDQPYFQQAREKMADIYLNYRKDPRLYASCYREIIEKFPVPQSYLMLGDAYMKIQEPDNAIGAYEQALRKNPKDSAVARKIGQALIKTHQFERAITYYKAAIKSGGQPQMKYDLAELLAKIKRYQDAEDAINAALGALQKEPDLTSLQWESKFYLLLAQVHQNDHKDDLSVKDLNKAFEAQSRVMLRVPQEQPDSLHEQRQLAIVICKSLAEHSELKRDYVPAARFYKQALSYDSANIEILLALAKLEMTSNNLESAKQYCNTVLQLEKNNDTATLMMADLMFRKTDLESSMFHFQQLLERKPDYYPALARLIEAMRRLGKLDQADQFLKKASNLLPRSGVNGGYFYCKGLHEWYTGNPAGAMKSFNKARYDPDWGLISTYHMIEICINPDNETIGGETFDNGGIITGDGAKVDYHEGAIQTAMRLLTELRPKMCNDSDFRLMSNFVLLAKKSKADAEIALNEFLQFSSEERNRDHVGAILGIATAQMILKQVPRARNQLKRVMKAPWNFGDAEYLEKCWILLADIYIQSGKYDVSTDLLKRVLQHNKSCTKAYEYMGYIMEKEQSYKDAAQYYENAWKQGSQNNPAIGYKLAFNYLKAKRYTDAIDVCHVVLAKYPSYPKIRKDILEKARANLRT from the exons ATGGCCTTGATTTTTGCACACCGGAAATGCAGCGTCGTTG ATAAAGAGGCTGTATCTCAGCTCGATGCTCAACTGAAAGAGACAAGAAAACAAGCAGGAGAAAAG GTGTTATACTATGCTGGGTTGTTCCTGTTCCTCACTGGAAAACATGACAAGGCACGAGAGTACATTGACCGTATGCTCAAAGTGGCACCACCAACACGTGAG GGACTCATATTGAAAGGATGGAATGAAATTGTCAGCACAAAGGACAAGAAGTCTGCAATCCAATACTTTGAATCACCTGGAGT TGCTGTTCCAGAAGCCCTGTTTGGGAAGGCCAAGTGCTTTGAATGCAGCGGAGAACTCATGAAAGCCCTGGAAGTGGTCAACCAAGCTGTTGTCTTGTACACTGGCTTTGTCCCCGCGCTACTTGAAAAAATGAAGCTCCATCTCGCATTATCTGACTGGGAACAAATGGTGGACTCTTGTAACAG GTGCCTTTCACAAGATTCAAAATGCATTGATGCCCTTCTGCACCTTATCTTAAACCAGATATGCAAAAATGGGGACTATAAAGAG gCATCTGACAGGTTGTCGGAGCTTGTTTCACTGCTTGAAGTAGTAGAGCCAACCAACGGAATTTTGTACAACAGGATAGCTCAACTGCTGTCACGAATA TGTTCAAGGCAAAACTGCATTTTGATGCACACGCAAGCTCTAATAGAAAAGGCATGTGCATTGCAACCGGCCAACGCAGACTATCTGGCTGAGCTTGGCTACCAGTGCATCTTGCAGAATAAAACTAAAGAAGCCACCAAGCATTACAGGGCTGCTCTCAAAGCTGACGAAGCTAGCATTACGGCTCTTAATG GAATCATTTGGTGCCAACTGCTGGAGGGCCAGCATGATGTTGCAAATCAGCAGCTTGAACTCCTCAAGGAAATCCACAAGACTTCCAGCATGCCATCA GAACTTTTGTATCTATGTGCTATGTGTGCacaaaagctgcaggagaagcCAGAGGAGGTCCTGAACTACTTAGGGCAATCTGTTGACAACCACTTTGCAAGATTAGAG GGCCTGCCACTTGGAGCAGAGTACCTGCTTGTGCTGAATCCAGACTTCATATTTGAAGTCGTGAAGCTGTACCTGCAATATGCTCCTGATAAG cctgTTGACTCTGGACAAACAATACCTGAGCCACTCAAGAGAGGCCAGACAATACTTCAGCCAGTTCTCAGAAGCTGTCCTGGCTCTGTAGAGGCAGTGTACTGGATGGGGAAGCTCAAGTACCTGTCAA ATGACTTGGTACAGGCCCAGTCCCTGCTCTCCAAGTGCACGCAGCAGTACTCGAGCTTCACAAGTGCACAACTGCTGCTAGCACAGATGCACATACACCAGGGAAACATCAAGAGTGCCAGCCAATTACTGGAAACCGCACTGAGCTACGACTTTGAG GTGAGGGAAAAGCCGATATTTCACATTATCAAGGCTAAAATACTGAAAGAACAAGGCGACTACCAAGAGGCACTGCAGCTACTGAATGCTGCCATGGCACTATGTACCGCACCCGCATCAA CTGTGTCGCGCAAGAACCGGAAGCAAGAGCTGACCTCAAGTGACAAGCTGTCTCTTTACCTTGAACTTGCTGATGTGTATGGCAAGCTAGACCAACAG CATGAGGCAGTAAGAGTGATGCAAGAAGCTGCCAATGAATTCCGAGGCACATCCGAGGAAACACGAGTGGCCATTGCAAGCTGTGAACTGGCCCTTGCTCGGGGTGACGTGGAAGAGGCTTTGTCCCTGTTACGCAACATTGGGCCAGACCAACCTTACTTCCAACAGGCCCGAGAAAAGATGGCTGACATTTATCTGAACTACAGAAAAGACCCACGCCTGTATGCCAGCTGCTATAG GGAAATCATTGAGAAGTTTCCAGTCCCACAGTCCTACTTGATGCTGGGTGATGCTTACATGAAAATACAAGAG CCAGACAATGCCATTGGTGCATATGAGCAAGCTTTACGGAAAAATCCAAAAGACAGTGCAGTAGCGCGAAAGATTGGACAGGCACTTATCAAGACACATCAGTTTGAGAGG GCTATCACATACTACAAGGCTGCCATAAAATCTGGAGGACAACCACAGATGAA GTATGACTTAGCTGAACTGCTGGCAAAAATAAAGAGATATCAAGATGCAGAAGATGCCATCAATGCTGCTCTTGGAGCACTTCAGAAAG AACCTGACCTCACAAGCTTGCAATGGGAATCCAAGTTCTATCTGTTGCTTGCTCAAGTTCACCAAAATGATCACAAGGACGACTTGTCAGTAAAAGATCTTAACAAGGCTTTTGAAGCGCAAAGTAG gGTAATGCTTCGTGTGCCTCAGGAGCAGCCAGACTCCCTCCACGAACAGAGACAACTCGCAATTGT CATCTGCAAAAGCCTTGCTGAGCATAGTGAGCTCAAGCGAGATTATGTTCCAGCAGCCAGGTTCTACAAGCAGGCACTCAGCTATGACTCTGCTAACATAGAG ATTCTCCTGGCTCTTGCAAAGTTAGAGATGACCTCCAACAATCTTGAATCAGCCAAGCAGTACTGTAACACAGTTCTCCAGCTTGAAAAGAACAATGATACTGCCACACTG ATGATGGCAGATCTCATGTTCAGGAAAACAGACTTGGAATCGTCCATGTTTCATTTTCAGCAGCTGCTAGAGAGAAAACCAG ACTATTACCCTGCACTAGCCAGGCTTATAGAAGCCATGAGACGTCTAGGCAAGTTGGACCAAGCCGATCAGTTTCTTAAGAAGGCCAGCAATCTATTGCCACGCTCTGGAGTCAATGGGGGCTACTTCTACTGCAAAGGACTCCATGAATG GTACACAGGAAATCCAGCTGGAGCCATGAAAAGCTTCAACAAGGCCCGCTATGACCCAGATTGGGGCCTCATATCAACTTATCACATGATAGAGATATGCATCAATCCAGACAATGAAACTATTGGTGGCGAAACATTTGACAATGGCGGGATTATCACAGG AGACGGTGCTAAGGTGGACTACCACGAAGGAGCAATTCAAACTGCAATGAGACTTCTGACT GAGCTGAGACCCAAGATGTGCAATGACTCAGACTTTCGTCTTATGAGTAACTTCGTGCTCTTAGCCAAGAAGTCAAAAGCTGATGCTGAAATTGCCTTGAATGAGTTCCTGCAATTCAGTTCCGAAGAACGAAAT AGGGACCATGTTGGTGCCATATTGGGCATAGCAACAGCCCAGATGATACTCAAGCAGGTGCCCAGAGCCAGAAATCAGCTCAAACGGGTGATGAAAGCACCCTGGAACTTTGGG gatgcaGAATACCTGGAGAAGTGCTGGATTCTTCTTGCTGACATTTACATCCAG TCCGGAAAGTATGATGTATCAACTGACCTTCTCAAACGTGTCCTGCAGCACAACAAG